Sequence from the Corallococcus sp. EGB genome:
GCATCAGTGAGGCCATCTCGCGCGTGCGCGAGGTGATTGCCCGCATTGCCCCCACCGACGCCACCGTCCTGCTCACGGGGGAGAGCGGCACCGGCAAGGAGCTGGCGGCGCGGATGCTCCACGTGCTCTCGCGGCGCAGCACGGGGCGCTTCGTCGCCGTCAACTGCGGCGCCCTCCCGCCCGAGCTGCTGGAGAGCGAGCTGTTCGGCCACGTGAAGGGCGCGTTCTCCGGGGCCGTGCGCGAGCGCGAAGGCCTGTTTGGCGCCGCCAACGGCGGCACGCTGTTCCTGGATGAGATTGGCGAGGCGTCCCCGTCCGTGCAGGTGAAGCTCTTGCGCGTGCTGCAGGAGCAGCGGCTCACGCGCGTGGGCGCGGACGTGGAGGAGGCCGTGGACGTGCGGGTGGTCGCCGCCACCAATCGGGACCTCGCGGAAGAGGTGGCCGCGAAGCGCTTCCGTCAGGACCTCTACTTCCGGCTGCACGTGGTGCCCATCGAGCTGCCGCCCTTGCGTGAGCGGCTCGAGGACATCCCCCTGCTCGCGCAGCTCTTCCTGGAGCGCACGGCGAACCGCTATGGCCTGCGTCCGCCGCGCCTCGCGCCCGCGACGGTGGAGCTGTTGCAGCGCTATGGCTGGCCCGGCAACGTCCGGGAGCTCATCCACGAGATGGAGGCCGCGGTGCTGCTGGCCGGCACGGACGAGCTTCAGCCGCGGCATGTGCCTCGCCTGGGGCAGGCGCTGGAGCGGCCCCCCACCGGGAGCGCGCAGCTGCCAGGCGTTCCTGGCGGGACAGAGGCCCTGCCCTCGCTGCGCGAGGCCCGTGATGCCTTCGAGCGCGCCTACCTCGCGGAGGCCATGCGCCGCAGCGGCGGCAGTGTCAGCGCCGCGGCGCGAATGGCCGGGCGCAACCGGAGCGACTTCTACGACCTGCTCAAGCGGCATGGCCTGTCCGCCGCTGACTTCAAGGGAACAGCCTAGGGCTGGCCCGTGCTGTGCGCGCGGGCGTCCAGGACCACCTGCCCGTTCTTCATCACGAACCGGACCTGGTTCAGCGCCCGGATGTCTTTCAGCGGATCCCCCTCCACCGCGAGCAGGTCCGCGAGCTTGTTCGGCGCGAGCGAGCCAATCTGGTCCTGCATGCGCAGCAGCTCCGCCGCGTTCACTGTCGCGGCGCGCAGGATGTCCGCGGGTTTGAGACCCGCCTCGGCATAGGCGAGGATCCACTTCACGCTGGCCTGACCTCGCGTCAATCCTGGCAGCACGATGTACATGTCCGAGCCGGCGGCGATCCGAACACCCGCGGCCACGGCACGGCGGAGGCGCTCCTGGGCCCTGGCAATGGACCTCCTGCAGCGCTCCTTCGTCTGGCGCTGGCGCTCCGCATCGCCGCCCTCGGCATCGAAGAGGTCACACGCGTCCATCGGGCCATCCGTCGGTACCAGGAAGATGCGGCCGCGGGCCATGGGCGCGAGCACGTCATCGGGGAGCGAGTACCCATGCTCGACGGAGTCGACGCCCGCCTGGACCGCGATGCGGATGCTTTCGTCGGTGGTGGTGTGCGTCGCCACCGGGCGCTTCATGCGGTGGGCCTCCTCGACGATGACTTTCAGCTCCGCCAATGAGAGGAGGTTGTGCCCGTTGTCGACGATGACCTTGATGCAGTCCGCGCCGTCCATGAGCGCTTGCCGCACGGCGCGCCGGGCCTCCTCCACACCGGAGATGGTGACGTACTCCTGCTCGATGAGGGACTGCGCCGGAGGTTGGAGCGTGGGAAACTGCCCGCCCTGGGGCGCGAGCGCGCGGGTGCAGGCGGAGATTCGCGGGCCCTGCACCCAGCCCCGCTGGATGGCGTTGCGCAGCGCCACGTCGCCGTTGACCCCCGAGTTGCCGACATCGCGCACGGTGGTGACACCCGCCTCGAGCATCTCGCGGCCCAGCTTCGCGCCCAGGAGCGCGCGCTCGGCGGTGCTGCTCTGGGCGACCGGGGGGATGAGGCTGCCGTCTCCGTTCAACGGGCCCAGGTCCAGCAGCAGGTGCGAGTGCGCGTCAATCAGCCCGGGCAGCAGGGTGACGTCCCCCAGGTCGATGACCCGTGTGCCCGAGGGGATGGCGAGGCCGGTGCCCACGGCCTGGATGCGTGAGCCTTCGATGAGCACGACCGCGTCCGGGAGGGCCCGCTCGCTCTTCCCGTCAAAGAGCCTGGCGGCGCGCAGGGCGATGCGCGTGGGCTCCGCGGAGGAGGACGTCTGGCCCCATGACGATACGGAAACGCAGCACAGGAGGAACGTGCCAATGGCAGTCGTCAACAGGCGTCGGGAACGGGAGGGCAAGGCGTGGCTCCTGGAGGCGCTGACGTGTGCCTGTGACGATAGATCCACATTGACCTGATGTCGGCATCGCCAATCCAGGAGGAGCTGGAGCCCGGTGCGCGCGACACCGCTGCGTTGCAGCGGTTGAAGGCGCAGGTCCACGAACTCAAGGCCTCGGTCGCGCACTCCGAGCGACTGGCGCGAGAGGCCCGGGCCACGGCCCCGCGCATGGACACGCCCAGGGCTCCAGGGCAGGCCCGATTGATGACGCGGATGCGTGGGAGGGGCCGTTCATGGCCGCGCTCACGGGCACTCCGGGCCGGCCAGGAGAAGTCGAGGCGGTGGCCTATCTTGCATGGGCGGGAGTGGACCTGGCGTCTTGAACGATGGGTGAGCCGCTGATGGGCCTGCGTCTTCCCGCGTGGCCGGTCGTCAGGGGGCAGGGTCTCCTGGGGATGAAGGCAAACCGCTGGCTGTTGCTGGGGGCCCTGGGTGTCGCCCTCGGTGTCGTCGCTTGTAGCAGTGGAGACATTGGCAAGCCGCCGGACCACCCGCCGGCCACGGTGGATGCCGGAACGGACGCGGGGCAGCCCCTGCCCGACGCGGGGCCCGGCTCGCAGTGTCTCGGTGAGGGCACGGCGTGCAGCCGGGACTCGGGCGCCCAGTGCTGTACGGGCCTCTGCTCGGACACGGGCGTCTGTCCGGCCCCCAATGCCCAGTGCTCCCCCGCGGGCGACGCCTGCGCCAATGGCATCGAGTGCTGCACGAACAGCTGTCTGGACGGCAAGTGCTCCACGCTGCAGTGCCTGGACGTGGGCAGCACGTGCGCCAGTGCGGAGGCGTGCTGCACGAAGCTCTGCGGCGCGGACGGCAGGTGCGCGGCGCTGCCTGCCGACAGCACCAGCAGCTGCAAGGTGCCGGGCCAGGCATGCACCAGCGCGAAGGACTGCTGCTCCAGCAACTGCCAGGGAGGGCTCTGCAGGCCGGCGTACTCGTGCCAGGCCAATAACGACCTGTGCATGAAGGGCACGGACTGCTGCGGCGGTGTGTGCTCGCAGGAGAGCACGGGCACCCCGGGCCGCTGCGTGGCGGTCAGCGGTGGCGGCGCGGGGGGCTGCCTCCAGGACGGCAACCCGTGCTCGGGCTCCAGCAACTGCTGTTCGCGCACGTGCGTGGACCTGGGCTATGGGACCACCGTGTGCCAGCCGGTGGGCGGCTGCCGTCCCACGGGCGACTACTGCACCAACAATGGCGTGTGCTGTGGGGGGGAGAAGCTGTCCAACGCGGTGGACTGCCGCGAGAGCCGCTGTGACAAGCCGAATGGCTGCAACCCGGTGGGCAACGTCTGCGGCAGCGGCCAGCTGCCGGATGGCGGCATCATCGACGTGAACGCCCGCCAGGCCTGCTGCGACGGCCAGAAGGCCGTGTGCAAGGTGGACTCCGTCGGCGTGCCGCGCTGCTTCGGCGGTTGCCCCAACAACACCTGCCCGGCGGGCTGTCCCACGGGCTACACCGGCAAGGAGCCGTGCTGCATCCCGCAGGACCAGCAGTGCCAGTTCTCCGACCAGTGCTGTGGCGGCGCGCGCTGTCTGCCCGGCGCGGATGGCGGCCTGACCTGCCAGAAGGTGACGTGCGATCCCGTGGGCACGCCCTGCGACCCGCAGGCCCCCAAGTGCTGTGCTGGCACCACCTGCTCCATCGTCTCCGAAATCGCCTACGCCTGCCGTCCCGACGGCGTGCCGGGCGGTGGCGGCACGGACGGTGGCACGGACGGTGGCATGGGTGGGGGGACGGACGCGGGCCTGTGCGCCGCGAACGGGAAGGCCTGTAGCTCGGGTGCCGCCTGCTGCTCCGGCATCTGCAACAACGGCACCTGCTCCGCTCCCAGCGCCTGTCAGCCGCAGGGGCAGGCCTGCACCTCGCCCGCGGACTGCTGCGTCGGGCTCGGCTGCAACATCCCGGGTGGGAGCGTCGCCGGCACCTGCGTGACGGGTTCGACCTGCTCCGCCGGTGGTCAGGCGTGCTCGCCCACCAGCCCCTGCTGCCCGCGGCTCAACTGCGAGACGTCCGCCGGGGAAGCCTGCACCGGCACGACGCCCTGCACGTGCAACAGCCCCATCGGATGACCGGAGACCCCCTCATGCTCACCTCCTTTTCGCGTGCCGTGACCGTTGTCGCGTGTTCCCTCTTCCTGTCCCTGGGCCTCACGGCTTGCGGGGATGACGCCATCAGCTCCGACGAGCAGGCCCGCCGCGCGTACCTCGGACTCGACCCGTCCGTGAGCAAGGCCCTGCAACTGGGGTTCGTCGGCTTCAACGCCGCGGCCAACGCGAACATCCCGCCCCAGTCCACGACGGGCGCCGCCTCTGGGACACTGCTCGTCACCGGGCAGGTGGATCAGGGCAGCTCGGCCAACAAGGGGATGCGTCTGCGCATTGGCATGACCGGGTACTCCGACGGGGAGACCGTCCTGGGTGGGGACGAGGATCCGGTGAACATCACCTACGCGTCGAGCACGGACACGGCGGCGCAGCCGGAGCTCACCCTCCAGTTGCGCGACCTCCCGGGCGGCACGTTCACCGGGACGCTCAAGGGGGCCTTCCAGATGTCCGGGGACCTGGAGGGCAGCGTCACCCTGGACCTTGCCCTCACGGGTGAAATCGAGGACGACGGCACGGGGCAGGTCCGCCGCACGCCGGGCAGCACCCATGTGACGGGCACCGCCACGTCCGGAGAAGGCGTCTACACCGTCGACGTCACGCGGTAGCGGAAGGGGCCCACGGCTACGCCGCGCGGGAAAGCCTCCGCCCCGCGCTGCTTCCTCTCGCGCTTCGATTCCGGGCCCTGACCTCGGTTACGGCCCGGAATCGCAGAGGTGCGGTTCGTAGTCGATGCCGCCGGTCCCCCCGGAGCCGACGCCGGACGAGGCGGTCGCACGGACCGAGCCCGGACGTATTCCAGATGTTCCTGAGCGAAGGCCTGATTGATGACGACGCGGACGCGTGGGAGGGGCCGTTCGTGGCCGCGCTCATGGGGAATCCGGGGCGGCCCGGAGAGGTCGAGGCGATGGCCCACCTCGCACGGGCGGGAGTGGACCTGGCGCCTTGACCGGGCCGCGGACCGCCGGGCCGTGCGGATGGTCGTGATGGCCATGCCCATGATGCGCAGCGTCCACGTGATGAACCCGGCGAGGGCGGTGATGCGGCAGTCGGCGTGGAGCGCGCCATCGCCCGAATGGCGGAGGCCCGGCGCCCGCGTGCTCGACAGCCCGGGAGTTCACCAGGAGGAACCATATCGGCTGCACCACAGGTGATGGCGGGGCAGGGCGACATCCGAACGTGGCAGGAGGACTTCTATCTCGAACTGCATCAGCACCCGGAGGTCTCCCACCACGAGAACGCGACAGCGCGGAAGGTGGCCGAGCGGCTCAAGCAGGCGGGCTTTCAGGTGCACTCTGGAGTCGGCGGCACCGGCGTCGTCGGGGCGTTGCGCAATGGAGACGGCCCCACGGTGCTGCTCCGGGCGGGCATGGATGCGCTGCCCGTCCGCGATGGCGACGACGCGGCCCTGGAAGGTGACGGTGTCCTCGGGCAGCACCGGCCGGGAAAACCGCACCCGGCCGCGGCGCACGGTAACCGTCCGGCCAACGACGTGCCGTGAGGGATTGCCGGGGTAGCGGGGCGCGGCGGACGCTGCTGGGCATGGCGAAGCAGGTGGAGAAGCCGGAGTGGGCGCGCATCGCGGAGGCCTTTGAGGCGAGCGGGCAGACGCAGCGGGAGTTCGCGTTGGCGCACGGCATGCGGCTGAGCACGTTGCAGTCGTGGGTGTACCGGCATCGGCGGTCCGCTCCATCGCGAGCGGAAGCCGTGCGGCTGTTGCCGGTGCGAGTGGCGAGCGCCCCCGCGGCGCCGGAGTCCCTGCTGGAGGTGGTGGCCACGAGCGGAGCGCGGGTGCGATTCGCGGTAGGCACCGACGTCGGTTACGTGGCCCGGCTCGTCGCCGCGTTGGGGCGCTGAAGCGATGTTCGCCCTGCCTGCGTCGGTGCGCGTGGTGCTGGCGATGGAGCCGGTGGACATGCGCAAGTCGATTGACGGCCTCATGGCGCTGGTGCGCACGGCGTGGGGCGAGGACGTCTACTCGGGGCACCTCTTCGCCTTCGTCTCCAGGCGAGGCGACCGCATCAAGGTGCTGACGTGGAGCCGGGGCGGCTTCGTGCTTCTCTACAAGCGGCTGGAGACGGGCCGCTTCCGGCTGCCGCCGGTGGACGCGGGCGCGCAGGCAGTGACGCTGGACGCCACGCAGTTGGCGATGCTGCTGGACGGCATCGACGTGGCCCAGGTGAGGCGCCAGCCCGCCTGGGCACCTCCCGGGCGTACGGGCAGCTGACGTGCCCGGCTCGGGACGCGGCGTGGCGCAGGCGTGTTGAGGTTGGGTGCCGCGCGAACTCCCTCAGGACCACTTCTGCCCCTGGCGTGAGGAAGCCGAGGAGCTCAAGGCCGAGGTGAGCCGCATTGGCGGGGAGGTGGACGCCCTCAAGGGGCAGCTTGCGGCCCTGCAGCGCCACGTCTTCGGCAAGAGGGCGGAGAAGCTGCCGACGGTGGCGGCTGAGTTGCGAGGGGACGCGGATTCGACGGCGGCCCAGGCCGAGGCCGCGAAAGAGAAGCGGCAAGAGAGAGCCGCCCGCAAGGCCGAGGGGGCCCCGGCGCGGGAGATTCGCCACGCGGTGCCGGCCGAGGAGCGCCACTGCCCGGCGTGCGGCAGCGAGGACTTGAGGCCCCTGGGCAAGGGCAAAACCTCGGTGGTGTACGAGTACGTGCCCGCCCGCTTCGAGAAGCAGGT
This genomic interval carries:
- a CDS encoding sigma-54 dependent transcriptional regulator, whose product is MTPEPTVLQPHVLLVDDDLQLAELMSMRMTSRGYRVTVEGEGKAALRRLAQERVDAMVLDLRLEDMDGMDVLRAARQRAPELSVIMLTAHGSIETAVQAMQEGAYGFLTKPFHDHELMQKLTHALERSRLRREVAELRRRMGEDGEPLLLGISEAISRVREVIARIAPTDATVLLTGESGTGKELAARMLHVLSRRSTGRFVAVNCGALPPELLESELFGHVKGAFSGAVREREGLFGAANGGTLFLDEIGEASPSVQVKLLRVLQEQRLTRVGADVEEAVDVRVVAATNRDLAEEVAAKRFRQDLYFRLHVVPIELPPLRERLEDIPLLAQLFLERTANRYGLRPPRLAPATVELLQRYGWPGNVRELIHEMEAAVLLAGTDELQPRHVPRLGQALERPPTGSAQLPGVPGGTEALPSLREARDAFERAYLAEAMRRSGGSVSAAARMAGRNRSDFYDLLKRHGLSAADFKGTA
- a CDS encoding amidohydrolase family protein, with protein sequence MPSRSRRLLTTAIGTFLLCCVSVSSWGQTSSSAEPTRIALRAARLFDGKSERALPDAVVLIEGSRIQAVGTGLAIPSGTRVIDLGDVTLLPGLIDAHSHLLLDLGPLNGDGSLIPPVAQSSTAERALLGAKLGREMLEAGVTTVRDVGNSGVNGDVALRNAIQRGWVQGPRISACTRALAPQGGQFPTLQPPAQSLIEQEYVTISGVEEARRAVRQALMDGADCIKVIVDNGHNLLSLAELKVIVEEAHRMKRPVATHTTTDESIRIAVQAGVDSVEHGYSLPDDVLAPMARGRIFLVPTDGPMDACDLFDAEGGDAERQRQTKERCRRSIARAQERLRRAVAAGVRIAAGSDMYIVLPGLTRGQASVKWILAYAEAGLKPADILRAATVNAAELLRMQDQIGSLAPNKLADLLAVEGDPLKDIRALNQVRFVMKNGQVVLDARAHSTGQP
- a CDS encoding IS66 family insertion sequence element accessory protein TnpB; the encoded protein is MAKQVEKPEWARIAEAFEASGQTQREFALAHGMRLSTLQSWVYRHRRSAPSRAEAVRLLPVRVASAPAAPESLLEVVATSGARVRFAVGTDVGYVARLVAALGR
- the tnpB gene encoding IS66 family insertion sequence element accessory protein TnpB (TnpB, as the term is used for proteins encoded by IS66 family insertion elements, is considered an accessory protein, since TnpC, encoded by a neighboring gene, is a DDE family transposase.) — protein: MFALPASVRVVLAMEPVDMRKSIDGLMALVRTAWGEDVYSGHLFAFVSRRGDRIKVLTWSRGGFVLLYKRLETGRFRLPPVDAGAQAVTLDATQLAMLLDGIDVAQVRRQPAWAPPGRTGS